The Candidatus Eisenbacteria bacterium genome has a segment encoding these proteins:
- a CDS encoding PIN domain-containing protein, whose translation MGDTFLDMLRERAEAVCGDSVGLLKDYSSMDPVNPPGSPGLIISVRGDQSWNSLPAEGKRKQVRLLREINRFTELVCVLTIDLPSASRQELGNALKELRSAVEQDGYTWFKTTDEAIKGVRELIRKCLTVLEEFFTASSDVVLAIPDTNALLSNPDIELWRFDDVGRFEIVLTPSVLSELDAHKVNHRNKEVRSKALKLIRKIKEYRRRGSLHNGVPIVTNLVTLRSVAAEPNMSQTLSWLDATNADDRFLATSLEIIRSNAGARLFIVTSDVNMQNKAEFAGIPFCEVPVSRVAEKRA comes from the coding sequence ATGGGCGACACATTTCTTGACATGCTTCGGGAACGTGCAGAAGCCGTATGCGGTGACAGTGTTGGATTGCTCAAAGACTATTCTAGCATGGACCCGGTGAACCCTCCGGGTAGTCCGGGACTTATAATTTCCGTCAGAGGAGATCAGTCTTGGAATTCGCTACCAGCGGAAGGTAAACGGAAGCAGGTTCGATTGCTTCGTGAAATCAATAGATTCACTGAACTGGTGTGTGTCCTGACAATTGACCTGCCCAGCGCTTCACGACAGGAGTTGGGAAATGCCTTGAAGGAATTAAGAAGCGCTGTAGAGCAAGACGGATACACATGGTTTAAGACGACAGATGAAGCCATCAAGGGCGTCAGAGAATTGATTAGAAAATGCCTGACGGTGCTTGAAGAGTTTTTCACGGCGTCTTCGGATGTTGTTTTGGCAATTCCGGACACGAATGCACTGCTAAGCAATCCTGATATTGAGCTTTGGCGATTCGATGACGTGGGTCGTTTTGAAATCGTCCTGACACCTTCAGTTCTATCTGAACTCGATGCCCATAAGGTAAACCACAGAAATAAAGAAGTACGCAGTAAGGCTCTGAAGCTCATCCGGAAGATCAAGGAGTATCGACGGCGTGGCTCGCTGCATAACGGGGTTCCAATTGTCACTAATCTGGTGACCCTTCGTTCCGTTGCTGCTGAGCCTAACATGTCACAGACCCTGTCATGGCTTGACGCCACCAACGCCGATGATCGTTTCTTGGCAACATCTCTTGAGATAATCAGGAGCAATGCTGGGGCTAGACTTTTCATCGTAACATCAGACGTTAACATGCAGAACAAGGCGGAGTTCGCTGGAATACCGTTCTGTGAAGTTCCTGTTAGCAGAGTCGCAGAGAAGAGAGCTTGA
- a CDS encoding type IV toxin-antitoxin system AbiEi family antitoxin domain-containing protein: MNQKKIVELARKHGVLRARDLNPYGIPREYLRRLCDKGLLERVARGLYRLPDSPVTENHTLAETCKRVPRGVVCLLSALQYHGLTTQTPHQVWVAIGRKDRRPSPDCPPLRIVRFSGAAMTEGVETHAVEAVPVRIFSPAKTVADCFKYRNKIGVDVALEALKECWRDRRCTMDDLWRYAKICRVQNVIRPYLESLVP; this comes from the coding sequence ATGAATCAAAAGAAGATAGTTGAGCTCGCAAGAAAACACGGTGTCCTCCGCGCAAGGGACCTGAATCCGTACGGGATTCCACGGGAATACCTACGGCGTCTCTGTGACAAGGGTCTGCTCGAGAGGGTGGCAAGAGGACTCTACCGGCTGCCAGATTCCCCGGTAACGGAAAATCATACCCTCGCAGAGACCTGCAAACGAGTGCCAAGGGGGGTCGTGTGCCTTCTATCCGCTCTCCAATATCACGGCCTCACAACACAAACTCCACATCAAGTGTGGGTAGCCATCGGACGAAAGGACAGGCGGCCAAGTCCCGATTGTCCTCCGCTTCGCATCGTGCGGTTTTCTGGCGCTGCCATGACAGAGGGTGTAGAGACCCATGCTGTCGAGGCGGTGCCAGTCCGGATTTTCAGTCCTGCCAAGACCGTGGCAGATTGCTTCAAGTACCGGAACAAGATTGGAGTGGATGTGGCCCTCGAGGCCTTGAAGGAGTGTTGGCGTGACCGACGATGCACGATGGACGACCTATGGCGGTACGCCAAGATTTGTCGCGTTCAGAACGTTATTCGTCCGTATCTGGAATCTCTCGTCCCATGA
- a CDS encoding nucleotidyl transferase AbiEii/AbiGii toxin family protein, which produces MKNKVMKNVGVSVRDRLLRIARERGEDYQLLLTRYALERLLYRLSGSQYRDQFILKGAMLFTLWGRDTYRPTRDVDFLVFGENDAAGLIRVFRGLCELKVDDDGVIFVPESVQAEPIRDETAYGGIRIRLEARLAEARIPIQADIGFGDAITPSPERIIYPTLLKSPAPKLRAYPRESVVSEKLEAMVSLGMANSRMKDFYDLRLLATRLDFDGPRLSRAIEATFERRRTPLPKEVPTAMTREFGEDRQKSAQWSAFLRRGSIADSGQDLVGICIFLHDFLWPPLRHLEERETFQFLWPASGPWLQKKRGKERK; this is translated from the coding sequence ATGAAAAACAAGGTAATGAAGAATGTTGGCGTCTCGGTTCGTGATCGTCTGCTCCGAATCGCACGTGAACGAGGCGAGGATTACCAGCTCCTGTTGACCCGGTATGCGCTCGAGCGACTGTTGTATCGGCTGAGTGGATCACAGTACAGGGATCAATTCATTCTTAAGGGAGCAATGCTCTTCACATTGTGGGGAAGGGACACTTATCGTCCGACGCGAGATGTCGATTTCCTTGTCTTCGGAGAAAACGATGCGGCGGGCCTCATTAGAGTATTTCGAGGGCTTTGTGAACTCAAGGTGGACGACGATGGTGTCATCTTCGTTCCGGAAAGCGTTCAAGCGGAGCCGATCCGCGACGAGACGGCGTATGGGGGAATTCGCATTCGACTGGAGGCGAGGCTAGCTGAAGCTCGTATTCCGATCCAAGCTGATATTGGATTCGGTGATGCCATCACACCTTCACCGGAACGCATTATTTATCCCACATTGCTGAAGAGCCCCGCTCCCAAGCTGCGGGCTTATCCAAGAGAAAGCGTTGTCTCGGAGAAACTCGAGGCGATGGTTAGTCTCGGCATGGCTAACAGTCGCATGAAAGACTTCTACGACCTCAGGTTGCTTGCCACGCGTCTAGATTTTGATGGTCCGCGGTTGAGCCGTGCAATTGAAGCCACGTTTGAGCGTCGGAGAACACCATTGCCAAAAGAGGTCCCGACGGCAATGACTAGAGAATTCGGAGAGGATCGGCAGAAATCTGCTCAATGGAGCGCGTTCCTCCGAAGGGGCAGCATCGCAGACAGTGGACAAGACTTAGTGGGCATTTGCATCTTCTTGCACGATTTTCTGTGGCCTCCTCTGAGGCATCTTGAAGAAAGAGAAACATTTCAATTTCTCTGGCCTGCGAGCGGACCCTGGCTTCAGAAGAAGCGCGGAAAAGAAAGGAAGTAG